AAAACCCAAGCCGAGGGCGCAGAAGGGATCAACATGCCCTGCCCCGCATGTCGCCTGCCGGCAACCTGCGGGGAATCACCTCACTTTATTGAAGGACACCCGGCTATGAGCGCATCGGATTACGAGGACGGCGAGACCCAGACGGTATTTGTCATTATCGGCCGCGCCTTTCAGGAAAAGGGTGGCGAGCCGATAGACCTTCATATCATGCTTTGTGCACCGGATGACGATACCGCCGTACGCAATGCCCTTAATGCGCTCGCGCAGGAAGGTTATGAGGAAGCCGAACTCGATCAGATCGGTGTGCTCGACGGTATGCCCGACGAAGAACCGCATGCTTCTGCGTTCCAGGGTGCAATGGAAGGTGAAGTCGCAATCATCACGCTTTAGCCATTTCGAGACGACAATAAAAAACCCCGGCGCAAACCGGGGTTTTTTTATTCGTTCTGCGTCCGGGACTAGTCGCCAGCCGTAACCTTCTCGGCTTCGGCCGACAGGTCGGCAAGCATTGGGCCAGCCTCTTCCAGGCCGGATGTCTTCTTGCGTTCTTCCAGGATCAGGTCGTCGCGCGAGGTGGCAATGCGGCGAATCTGGTTCATCGCTCCGCCCGTACCGGCCGGGATCAGCCGACCGACGATGACGTTTTCCTTCAGACCCTGCAACGCGTCCATCTTGCCTGCAACGGCAGCTTCGGTCAGCACCTTGGTGGTTTCCTGGAAGGAAGCCGCCGAGATGAAAGACGGTGTCTGCAGCGATGCCTTGGTAATGCCGAGCAGCACCGGATCTCCGACCGCCGGCTTCTTGCCTTCCTCGGCAAGACGTTCATTGGCGATATCGAGCTCGATACGGTCGACATTGTCGCCGACAATATAGGCCGAATCTCCAGCGTCGGTGATTTCAACCTTCTGCAGCATCTGGCGGACAATCACCTCGATGTGCTTGTCGTTGATGACAACACCCTGAAGCCTGTAGACCTCCTGGATCTCGTTGACGAGATAGGACGCAAGCGCCTCGACGCCCTTGATGGCAAGGATGTCGTGCGGGGCCGGATTGCCGTCTAGGATGTAGTCACCCTTTTCAATGGCATCAC
This portion of the Hoeflea prorocentri genome encodes:
- a CDS encoding transcriptional regulator, which encodes MSASDYEDGETQTVFVIIGRAFQEKGGEPIDLHIMLCAPDDDTAVRNALNALAQEGYEEAELDQIGVLDGMPDEEPHASAFQGAMEGEVAIITL